One Phoenix dactylifera cultivar Barhee BC4 chromosome 8, palm_55x_up_171113_PBpolish2nd_filt_p, whole genome shotgun sequence genomic window carries:
- the LOC103722989 gene encoding uncharacterized protein LOC103722989, with the protein MAASSFYSPMLPQRFQSHFSRRPPPRRARSHGHNKLLRKVRAAWNHEDADDLHEHQGGVVDENMKTLRQRARAIKAMDRGDGLLEEWIEWEEQYFHTFFQSDSWEILGWLQLDPADTRPSLAIGVTVMVRLSIPISVLVGMLYFMDAAKGILDRMHVNDERFTNH; encoded by the coding sequence ATGGCAGCCTCTTCCTTCTATTCCCCGATGCTACCTCAACGGTTTCAGTCACATTTCTCCAGGAGACCGCCTCCCCGCAGAGCCAGGTCTCATGGCCATAACAAGCTACTTAGAAAGGTTCGTGCCGCTTGGAATCATGAAGACGCTGATGATCTCCACGAGCATCAGGGAGGAGTCGTggacgagaacatgaagactcTTCGACAGCGCGCTAGGGCGATCAAGGCGATGGATAGAGGTGATGGGCTGCTCGAGGAATGGATCGAGTGGGAGGAGcaatattttcatacattcttCCAATCCGATTCCTGGGAGATACTTGGGTGGCTGCAGCTCGATCCAGCGGACACTAGGCCAAGCTTGGCCATCGGGGTGACGGTGATGGTGAGACTGAGCATCCCCATCTCGGTGCTTGTCGGCATGCTATACTTCATGGATGCTGCAAAAGGAATTCTTGATCGAATGCATGTAAATGATGAACGATTTACCAACCATTAG